A DNA window from Capnocytophaga sp. ARDL2 contains the following coding sequences:
- a CDS encoding DUF2797 domain-containing protein, which produces MIFEGILKKMDTVLDEQVNYFLFKDSGLLHVNQLIDRKISLKHTGFCCLNCGQEKKIFRQGFCYDCFMTSPAVGDWIMHPELSKAHLGIADRDLAYEQRVQLQPHIVYFAAASDVKIGVTRKTQMPTRWIDQGAHLALPIVEVPNRYLAGITEVALKKHYSDKTNWRKMLQNDIISLDSELLLNQVQPLLPQEVVPYFENTIHNTLEIKYPVKQYPTKVNSLSLEKTPEFGGVLKGIKGQYLIFEDGGVFNVRTFEGYKVQLTIE; this is translated from the coding sequence ATGATTTTTGAAGGTATATTAAAAAAAATGGATACTGTTCTCGATGAACAGGTAAATTATTTTCTATTTAAAGACAGTGGTTTACTGCATGTAAATCAGTTGATTGATAGGAAAATATCACTAAAACATACGGGCTTTTGTTGTCTGAATTGCGGACAGGAAAAAAAAATCTTTCGTCAAGGGTTTTGTTACGACTGTTTTATGACCAGTCCGGCAGTGGGAGATTGGATTATGCATCCAGAGTTGAGCAAGGCTCATTTGGGCATTGCCGACCGTGATTTGGCTTACGAACAACGCGTACAATTGCAACCGCATATTGTGTATTTTGCTGCAGCAAGTGATGTGAAAATCGGTGTAACTCGCAAGACTCAAATGCCTACTCGTTGGATAGACCAAGGGGCTCATTTGGCATTGCCGATAGTCGAAGTTCCTAATCGTTATTTAGCTGGTATTACGGAAGTTGCCTTAAAAAAACATTATTCCGATAAAACCAATTGGCGAAAAATGCTTCAAAATGATATTATTTCTTTAGATAGTGAATTATTGTTAAATCAAGTGCAACCGCTATTGCCTCAAGAAGTAGTTCCATATTTTGAAAACACCATTCACAATACACTGGAAATCAAATACCCAGTAAAACAATATCCAACCAAAGTAAACAGTTTGAGTTTAGAAAAAACACCAGAATTTGGTGGAGTATTAAAAGGTATCAAAGGACAATATTTGATATTTGAAGACGGAGGCGTATTCAATGTACGCACATTCGAAGGGTATAAAGTACAACTAACAATAGAATAA
- a CDS encoding nucleotide pyrophosphohydrolase, whose product MNIKNAQIEVDNWIKEHGVRYFNELTNMAQLTEEVGEVARIIARRYGEQSEKESDKNKDLGEELADVLFVLLCLANQTGVDLQESFDKKMVLKTKRDHDRHHNNKKLL is encoded by the coding sequence ATGAACATCAAAAACGCACAAATCGAAGTAGATAATTGGATAAAAGAACACGGCGTTCGTTATTTCAACGAATTGACCAACATGGCTCAATTGACAGAAGAAGTAGGAGAAGTAGCTCGTATTATTGCTCGTAGATATGGCGAACAATCTGAGAAAGAAAGTGATAAAAACAAAGATTTAGGAGAAGAATTAGCAGATGTATTGTTTGTATTGTTGTGTTTGGCAAATCAAACCGGTGTAGATTTACAAGAGTCTTTTGATAAAAAAATGGTTTTGAAAACCAAACGCGACCACGACAGACACCATAATAATAAAAAATTACTGTAG
- a CDS encoding 3-phosphoshikimate 1-carboxyvinyltransferase: MAKNIILLQKIKIKSNHSVVIGGSKSETNRLLLLQALYPSLELENISESDDSQVMQIALQSDYYSIDIGHAGTAMRFLTAYFASQQGKEVILTGSKRMKQRPIKILVEALQSLGADIEYLENDGCPPLKINGKKIEKSEITIDASVSSQYISALLLIAPSLPNGLKIKLQGECTSLPYLKMTTQILEDLGVELNFSNDEVQVFPCKNISKKQFMIESDWSSASYYFSLVALSEIGTTIHIQSFKVNSLQGDKILIELYQNFGVSTHFEGNNLILEKTHQPEIKHFSVDCTAFPDLAQTLMVTCLGLQITAKFTGLHTLKIKETDRIEAMATELRKFGLEVATTTNSLEILNTVSFTDNQQTIDTYHDHRMALAFAPLCLKTPIQINDAEVVSKSYPDFWKDLERILFVE, from the coding sequence GTGGCTAAAAACATCATCCTTCTTCAAAAAATCAAAATAAAAAGCAATCATTCAGTAGTCATTGGAGGGTCGAAATCCGAGACCAATCGATTGCTGTTGCTTCAGGCGTTGTATCCGTCGTTGGAATTGGAAAATATTTCCGAATCAGACGATAGCCAAGTAATGCAAATCGCTTTACAATCAGACTATTACTCAATTGATATAGGTCATGCAGGAACTGCTATGCGTTTTCTCACAGCATATTTTGCTTCGCAACAAGGAAAAGAAGTGATTTTAACAGGTTCGAAGCGAATGAAACAACGACCGATTAAAATTTTGGTCGAAGCCTTACAATCCTTAGGGGCAGATATCGAATATTTAGAAAATGATGGGTGTCCGCCGTTGAAAATTAACGGAAAAAAGATAGAAAAATCTGAAATCACCATCGATGCTTCGGTGAGTAGTCAGTATATTTCAGCTTTGTTGTTGATAGCTCCAAGTTTGCCAAATGGATTGAAAATCAAATTACAAGGGGAATGTACATCGTTGCCTTATTTGAAAATGACCACGCAAATTTTGGAAGATTTGGGAGTGGAATTGAATTTTTCAAATGATGAAGTTCAAGTTTTTCCATGTAAAAATATTTCTAAAAAACAATTTATGATAGAATCCGATTGGTCGTCGGCTTCGTATTATTTTTCATTGGTTGCACTGAGTGAAATAGGAACTACTATTCATATCCAATCATTCAAAGTAAATAGTTTACAAGGCGATAAGATATTAATTGAATTGTATCAAAACTTTGGCGTTTCAACTCATTTTGAAGGGAATAATCTGATTTTAGAAAAAACACATCAACCAGAGATTAAACATTTTTCAGTTGATTGTACAGCATTTCCAGATTTGGCTCAAACACTTATGGTAACTTGTTTGGGATTGCAAATTACAGCAAAATTTACAGGATTGCATACCTTAAAAATAAAGGAAACCGATCGCATCGAAGCAATGGCAACCGAATTGAGAAAATTTGGTTTGGAAGTCGCAACCACCACAAATTCATTAGAGATTTTGAACACCGTTTCCTTTACAGACAATCAACAAACGATAGATACTTATCACGACCACCGTATGGCATTGGCATTTGCACCTTTGTGTTTGAAAACGCCAATTCAAATCAATGATGCTGAAGTGGTAAGCAAGTCGTATCCCGATTTTTGGAAGGATTTGGAGAGAATTTTATTTGTTGAATAA
- a CDS encoding peroxiredoxin gives MALVGKQFPNITVDAISEMGDNLRINVLEEATKNNKKVLLFWYPKDFTFVCPTELHAFQSALGEFEKRNTIVIGASCDTNEVHFAWLNTPKNQGGIEGVTYPLLADTTRNLSNALGILDVEEVYCEETDTVLLEGSNVTFRATFLIDETGKVFHEAVNDMPLGRNVNEFLRMIDAYSHVQSHGEVCPANWEAGKEAMNANRNSTAEYLAKH, from the coding sequence ATGGCATTAGTAGGAAAACAATTCCCAAACATCACAGTAGATGCAATTTCTGAAATGGGCGACAATTTGAGAATCAATGTATTGGAAGAAGCAACAAAAAACAATAAAAAAGTATTGTTGTTTTGGTATCCAAAAGATTTCACATTTGTATGTCCTACAGAGTTGCACGCTTTCCAGTCAGCTTTAGGAGAATTTGAAAAAAGAAACACAATCGTAATCGGTGCATCTTGTGATACAAACGAAGTACACTTTGCATGGTTAAACACTCCAAAAAATCAAGGAGGAATCGAAGGTGTAACTTACCCATTATTGGCAGATACTACAAGAAACTTGTCAAACGCATTGGGAATCTTGGATGTAGAAGAAGTATATTGCGAAGAAACAGACACAGTATTGTTGGAAGGGTCTAATGTAACTTTTAGAGCTACTTTCTTGATCGACGAAACAGGGAAAGTATTCCACGAAGCAGTAAACGATATGCCTTTGGGAAGAAATGTAAACGAATTCTTGAGAATGATTGATGCATACTCTCACGTACAATCTCACGGAGAAGTTTGTCCTGCAAACTGGGAAGCTGGTAAAGAAGCTATGAACGCAAACAGAAACTCTACAGCTGAATATTTAGCTAAACACTAA
- a CDS encoding thioredoxin family protein, producing the protein MLIELSQDNLQEIISQNPKVAVQFSASWCGNCRIMKPKFKKLSTEKEDITFVIVDAEQFTESRKLANVSNLPTFAIFVDGKLVNETQTNKAEVLNDLINEIA; encoded by the coding sequence ATGTTAATCGAATTATCACAAGACAATCTACAAGAAATCATTTCACAAAATCCTAAAGTAGCTGTACAATTTTCAGCATCATGGTGTGGAAACTGCCGTATTATGAAGCCAAAATTTAAGAAATTGTCAACAGAAAAAGAAGATATTACATTTGTAATTGTAGATGCAGAGCAATTTACAGAATCTCGTAAATTGGCTAATGTTTCCAACTTGCCTACATTCGCAATTTTTGTTGACGGAAAATTGGTAAACGAAACTCAAACAAACAAAGCTGAGGTATTAAACGACTTAATCAACGAAATTGCATAA
- a CDS encoding PaaI family thioesterase, with protein MQNIDKTSLLEKINAYNKNTLMETLEIEFVEIGDDYLKAKMPVNPRVHQPMGLLHGGANLALAESVGSCASILFVDVTKFDIRGIEISGTHVKSKREGTVYATAKLVHKGRTLHLFEINITDENDQLISKCKLTNIILPKRNETKL; from the coding sequence ATGCAAAATATAGATAAAACCTCGTTATTGGAAAAAATCAATGCGTACAACAAAAACACATTGATGGAAACACTCGAAATTGAATTTGTAGAAATAGGTGATGACTATCTAAAAGCCAAAATGCCTGTAAATCCTCGTGTACATCAACCGATGGGTTTGTTGCACGGTGGGGCAAATTTGGCTTTGGCTGAAAGCGTGGGTAGTTGTGCGTCCATTTTGTTTGTTGATGTTACAAAATTTGACATTCGAGGGATTGAAATTTCGGGAACTCATGTAAAAAGCAAACGCGAAGGAACGGTCTATGCCACAGCAAAATTGGTTCACAAAGGTCGTACGCTGCATTTGTTTGAAATCAATATTACCGACGAAAACGACCAGTTGATTTCCAAATGCAAATTGACGAATATTATCTTACCCAAACGCAATGAAACTAAATTGTAG
- a CDS encoding isochorismate synthase, with protein MKLNCRVEEALLHNRPFVLYRKPNETQINAWFQNTDKLVQFADFIENSFVFAPFALDEKIYFLQKDCEIFQEEINFLVENNQQKVNDFPTIKNEENIKKQHISLVEKAVSSIKNDEFSKVVLARKEEVSVEKNDFFFYYQRLLQNYPTAFVYWWFHPKVGMWMGATPELLLENQNQTVKTVALAGTISAIGKNKEEIVWGEKEKAEQQIVTDFIVNVLNAHCETVTTSQVYTHQAGNLFHLKTDIQGEISDEKQLEFIVKDLHPTPALCGFPKEKAKEFILQNEGFDREFYGGFLGEYQIKEKQTQLFVNLRCMQLVENRAYIYIGGGINVESIPVNEYEETVNKSKTIKKALN; from the coding sequence ATGAAACTAAATTGTAGAGTAGAGGAGGCACTTTTGCACAATCGCCCGTTTGTCTTGTATCGAAAACCAAATGAAACTCAAATAAATGCTTGGTTTCAAAATACTGATAAATTGGTGCAATTTGCTGATTTTATAGAAAATAGTTTTGTGTTTGCTCCATTTGCTTTGGATGAAAAAATCTATTTTTTGCAGAAAGATTGTGAAATTTTTCAAGAAGAAATCAATTTTTTAGTTGAAAATAATCAACAAAAAGTAAACGATTTTCCTACGATTAAAAATGAAGAAAATATAAAAAAACAACATATTTCTTTAGTAGAAAAAGCCGTTTCTTCCATAAAAAACGACGAATTTTCAAAGGTAGTTTTGGCTCGAAAGGAAGAAGTTTCGGTTGAAAAAAATGATTTTTTCTTTTATTATCAACGATTGTTACAAAATTATCCTACCGCCTTTGTGTATTGGTGGTTTCATCCTAAAGTGGGAATGTGGATGGGAGCAACGCCCGAATTATTGCTCGAAAATCAAAATCAAACAGTAAAAACGGTCGCTTTGGCAGGAACCATTTCGGCAATTGGAAAAAATAAAGAGGAAATCGTTTGGGGAGAAAAAGAAAAAGCCGAACAACAAATCGTAACGGATTTTATTGTAAATGTGTTGAATGCTCATTGTGAAACGGTAACAACCTCTCAAGTTTATACCCATCAAGCAGGAAATTTATTTCATTTGAAAACTGATATTCAAGGGGAAATTTCGGATGAAAAACAATTGGAATTTATTGTAAAAGATTTACATCCAACCCCAGCACTATGTGGTTTTCCCAAAGAAAAAGCCAAAGAATTTATCTTACAAAACGAAGGATTTGATAGAGAGTTTTACGGTGGATTTTTAGGCGAATATCAAATCAAAGAAAAACAAACACAACTATTTGTCAATCTGCGTTGTATGCAATTGGTGGAAAATAGAGCGTATATATACATAGGAGGAGGTATCAATGTGGAAAGTATCCCAGTAAACGAATACGAAGAAACGGTAAATAAATCAAAAACTATTAAAAAAGCGTTGAATTAA